A region of Vitis riparia cultivar Riparia Gloire de Montpellier isolate 1030 chromosome 12, EGFV_Vit.rip_1.0, whole genome shotgun sequence DNA encodes the following proteins:
- the LOC117926126 gene encoding uncharacterized protein LOC117926126: protein MDDLFRRASKYSMLEDDVRAATQQILVTGQASRSGAKLPDRLRPSDRRQEGPSRPELPPLTPLSISYEKFLPMIQDMSDFRWPGPLRTDPSKRDHSKKCVYHKEHGHTTKTCRSLHCLVERLIKVGHLKQYLRSDAGGRDASRNHNSGALRAPAAPKAIINYINRGPFDEEYDSKRKRQRLLRAASVRERVNSIRLGITGSALTP, encoded by the coding sequence ATGGACGACTTGTTCCGGCGTGCGAGCAAATACTCAATGCTCGAAGATGACGTGCGAGCAGCCACCCAGCAAATCTTGGTTACCGGACAGGCATCTAGAAGTGGTGCCAAACTTCCGGACCGGCTAAGGCCGTCCGATCGAAGGCAGGAAGGGCCAAGTCGTCCGGAACTGCCACCCCTCACACCCCTTTCCATATCCTATGAGAAGTTTCTCCCTATGATCCAAGACATGTCCGACTTCAGGTGGCCTGGACCCCTCAGAACGGACCCATCCAAAAGGGATCATAGCAAAAAGTGCGTCTACCATAAGGAACATGGTCACACAACGAAAACGTGCAGGAGCCTCCATTGTTTGGTCGAAAGGCTTATAAAGGTGGGACATTTGAAGCAATACCTCCGCTCAGATGCCGGAGGTAGAGACGCTTCCCGAAATCACAACTCTGGAGCCCTTAGGGCTCCAGCCGCCCCCAAAGCCATTATAAACTATATTAATAGAGGCCCATTCGACGAGGAGTACGACTCCAAACGAAAGAGACAGAGGTTGTTGCGGGCAGCATCGGTGCGTGAGCGTGTCAACTCCATCCGGCTTGGGATAACTGGGAGTGCCCTCACCCCATAG